In the Hordeum vulgare subsp. vulgare chromosome 7H, MorexV3_pseudomolecules_assembly, whole genome shotgun sequence genome, one interval contains:
- the LOC123409110 gene encoding plant intracellular Ras-group-related LRR protein 4-like gives MEAAAAFGTLEGVVGEITRLHRSLPARPTLDDVEAAEALARAADREERARLDGVEALRRSPLVPEELFYVAQEMHRALAGFQCREQKRDATRILELDALHTLFDDLIQRASQCVPSTSTGAVPRITSTAAAGAASSSSASSSGALPAGGRSSLVTNGFSAERTVGRSMGRVSMDDSYVTKAKAPMWDGGVVAPTPRKPGGTAAANSAAVRLDGSYGDDKEKMSLIKLASMIEVAAKKGARELNFNGKLMAQIEWIPDSIGKLTGLVTLDISENRLVALPPTIGKLSSLTKLDLHANRIAQLPDSVGDLRSLICLDLRGNQLTSLPSSIGRLANLEELDVGANHIVALPDSVGSLTRLKKLLVETNDLDELPYTIGHCVSLVELQAGYNHLKALPEAVGKLESLEILSVRYNNIRSLPTTMASLTKLKEVDASFNELESIPENFCFVTSLIKLNVGNNFADMKSLPRSIGNLEMLEELDISNNQIRVLPDSFGMLQHLRVLRAEENPLQVPPREIALKGAQDAVQYMAEYAAKKTTKPQPVKAKKNWAQFCFFSRPNKRKHDRIDTDMTD, from the exons atggaggcggcggcggcgttcGGCACGTTGGAGGGGGTGGTGGGGGAGATCACGCGGCTGCACCGCTCGCTGCCGGCGCGGCCGACGCTGGACGACGTGGAGGCGGCGGAGGCGCTCGCGCGCGCCGCCGACCGGGAGGAGCGGGCGCGCCTCGACGGCGTCGAGGCGCTGCGGAGGTCGCCGCTCGTGCCCGAGGAGCTCTTCTACGTTGCCCAGGAGATGCACCGAGCGCTCGCCGGCTTCCAGTGCCGGGAGCAGAAGCGCGACGCCACGCGGATCCTCGAGCTTGACGCGCTGCACACCCTCTTCGACGACCTCATCCAGCGAGCGTCCCAGTGCGTGCCGTCCACCTCCACCGGCGCCGTGCCGCGCAtcacctccaccgccgccgccggtgcTGCCTCCTCCTCGTCGGCCTCATCATCGGGGGCGTTGCCAGCTGGGGGCCGCTCCTCTTTGGTCACCAACGGCTTCAGTGCGGAGAGGACTGTGGGCAGGAGCATGGGTCGTGTCTCCATGGACGACAGCTACGTCACCAAGGCCAAGGCGCCAATGTGGGACGGCGGAGTCGTGGCACCAACTCCACGTAAGCCGGGAGGAACTGCGGCCGCAAACTCCGCCGCCGTTCGACTGGATGGCAGTTATG GAGATGATAAGGAGAAAATGAGCCTCATTAAGCTAGCTAGCATGATTGAAGTGGCTGCGAAGAAAGGCGCTCGGGAACTCAACTTCAATGGAAAACTCATGGCCCAGATTGAGTGGATACCTGATTCAATTGGAAAGCTCACTGGGCTTGTTACCCTTGATATTTCGGAGAATCGGCTTGTGGCTTTGCCACCAACAATCGGGAAGCTTTCTTCTTTGACCAAGCTGGATCTTCATGCTAATCGAATAGCTCAACTCCCCGACTCCGTTGGGGATCTTCGCAGCTTGATTTGCCTCGATCTGAGGGGCAATCAGCTTACATCACTGCCCTCTAGTATTGGGAGGTTAGCAAATCTTGAGGAGCTTGACGTGGGTGCAAACCATATCGTCGCGCTACCTGATTCAGTAGGAAGCCTCACACGATTGAAGAAGTTACTGGTTGAGACAAATGATCTTGATGAGTTGCCTTACACAATAGGTCATTGTGTTTCACTGGTGGAATTGCAGGCAGGCTATAATCACCTGAAGGCTCTTCCAGAGGCTGTTGGGAAGCTAGAATCTCTAGAGATCCTCTCTGTGAGGTACAACAATATCAGGAGCCTTCCAACTACAATGGCATCTCTCACTAAGCTGAAGGAGGTTGATGCCAGCTTCAATGAGCTTGAGTCGATTCCGGAGAACTTTTGCTTTGTCACTTCTCTTATTAAACTGAATGTCGGGAACAACTTTGCTGACATGAAATCCCTGCCTCGCTCTATTGGTAACCTTGAGATGCTGGAGGAGTTGGATATAAGCAATAACCAGATTAGGGTGCTTCCAGATTCTTTTGGAATGCTGCAGCATCTCCGTGTGCTTCGTGCAGAAGAGAATCCCCTACAGGTGCCACCAAGGGAGATAGCTTTAAAGGGAGCTCAG GATGCCGTCCAATACATGGCTGAATATGCAGCCAAGAAAACTACAAAGCCACAGCCGGTGAAGGCGAAGAAGAATTGGGCTCAGTTCTGCTTTTTCTCCAGACCCAACAAAAGGAAGCATGACCGGATAGACACTGACATGACTGATTGA